In Candidatus Methylomirabilota bacterium, the following are encoded in one genomic region:
- a CDS encoding YihY/virulence factor BrkB family protein — MAANVAELERRSPPPSRAASPWGLGGLSLRQLARRVYARVWEDEILNRAAGLSYYFLFALFPTLLFLTALFGMLPFPDTMGRLLGYADRVLPADAASLLRKTLAEVVAGASGSILSVGVLAALWAASSGMLSIMTALNVAYRVAGQRRWWSARLVAIGLTFGSSLFALTGLGLLAFGGGIGRVVAGWVGLGAAFTLTWNVIQWPAAILLVLTALSLVYWLAPAAGRRWHWITPGAIFAVLAWLLMSLGLRLYVARVDDYNATYGSIGGVIILMLWLYLSGVALLIGAEINSAVEQATAEPTSL; from the coding sequence ATGGCCGCGAACGTGGCAGAGCTCGAGCGCAGGAGCCCTCCACCGAGCCGCGCGGCCTCTCCCTGGGGGCTCGGGGGACTCTCCCTGCGGCAGCTCGCTCGGCGCGTCTACGCGCGGGTCTGGGAGGACGAGATCCTCAACCGGGCCGCGGGTCTCTCGTATTACTTCCTCTTCGCGCTCTTCCCCACCCTGCTGTTCCTGACCGCGCTCTTCGGCATGCTGCCGTTCCCCGACACGATGGGCCGTCTGCTCGGCTACGCCGACCGCGTGCTCCCGGCGGACGCCGCCTCGCTCCTCCGCAAGACGCTCGCCGAGGTCGTCGCGGGGGCGAGCGGAAGCATCCTCTCCGTCGGCGTGCTCGCCGCGCTCTGGGCCGCGTCGAGCGGGATGCTCTCGATCATGACGGCGCTGAACGTCGCCTACCGCGTCGCCGGGCAGCGCCGCTGGTGGAGCGCGCGCCTGGTCGCGATCGGGCTCACGTTCGGCTCCTCGCTCTTCGCGCTGACCGGGCTCGGGCTCCTCGCGTTCGGCGGCGGCATCGGCCGGGTCGTCGCGGGCTGGGTCGGCCTCGGCGCCGCGTTCACGCTGACCTGGAACGTGATCCAGTGGCCGGCGGCGATCCTCCTCGTCCTGACGGCGCTGTCGCTCGTCTACTGGCTGGCGCCCGCCGCCGGCCGGCGCTGGCACTGGATCACCCCGGGCGCGATCTTCGCGGTGCTGGCGTGGCTCCTGATGTCCCTGGGGCTCCGCCTCTACGTCGCGAGGGTCGACGACTATAACGCGACGTACGGGTCGATCGGCGGCGTCATCATCTTGATGCTCTGGCTCTACCTGAGCGGCGTCGCGCTCCTGATCGGCGCCGAGATCAACTCGGCGGTCGAGCAGGCGACGGCCGAGCCGACCTCGCTCTAG
- a CDS encoding MoaD/ThiS family protein: MEPAREPGSDPSGRSPARRRPALKVEVRLFASFLAYLPAPNRAGAAELDVPEDATVDSVVQRLGIPGDATRVVLVNGRDADPEQRLAAGDTVAIFPPLMGGGAR; encoded by the coding sequence CTGGAACCGGCTCGAGAACCAGGATCGGATCCGTCCGGGCGATCGCCTGCGCGTCGCCGACCTGCGCTGAAGGTCGAAGTCAGGCTCTTCGCGTCGTTCCTCGCCTACCTGCCCGCTCCGAACCGCGCCGGCGCCGCCGAGCTCGACGTGCCGGAGGACGCGACCGTGGACAGTGTCGTCCAGCGCCTCGGCATCCCGGGCGACGCGACGCGCGTCGTGCTGGTGAACGGAAGGGACGCGGACCCGGAGCAGCGGCTCGCGGCGGGCGACACCGTCGCGATCTTCCCGCCGCTGATGGGTGGCGGTGCGAGGTGA